The DNA window CAGCCCAGTATAAGAGGGGCTTTAAACACAGGTTCTTAGTCTTCCTATCAGAGTCCTACTCCAAGGCTATGTGGTTcccataaaacaaagaaaatttttccagtttttaataaaaatgagttaCTATTCAAATCTTTTGGGATAACGAGGGAAGAGATGATGGGAAATAAAACAATACTAACAAGTAGACTAAAAAGTCTTaaaactaacaatgaaaaaacagTAAGATGTATATGTTTTCATATTGCTTTAACAAAGTCATTTATTCTCTATAAGCCTAGACAACACAGGTCAGATAATCTATAATACTTACTAGGCTTTATATCCATGTGAACCAAAGACATTGAATGAATATACCTCAAGCCCCGGCCAACTTGCAAAAGGAGATCTTTCAACTCAGCTTCTGTAAAGTAACTCATTCTTCTGTAGTTTTCACTTATGGCATCAGCTAAACTTCCACCTAGAAACACAAGAACAATCAGcgttttcttcttcctgaaacacctttcttccttccaccttTACTGTATGACCACATGCAACCAAGAAAGTGATATTTAATAGGACCTATTCCCTTCAACCTGCttgtaaaatcaaatatttatttattctttcaatagGTAATATACCGACATGGGTTCAAAATATAATGCAAAGTCTCTAGGAGTtacccttatggctcagtggttaacaaatccaactaggaaccatgaggttgcaggtttgatccctggccttgctcagtgggttaaggatccggcattgccatgagctgaggtgtaggttgcagacgaggctcggatccggcattgctgtggctctggtgtaggccggtggctacagctccgattagacccctagcctgggaacctccatatgctgtgggagtggccctagaaaaagcaaaaagacaaaaaaaaaaaaacaaacacaaagtctCTGTCTTTGGTATATACCCCAGCAACCCATCTGGTTCTCTTTCTTAGAGCAAATCAATGTTATCAGTTtcttacatattcttttcaactCCTTTttacacaaacaaaaacatattctCATTATCTTAAAGATTGTTCTTTACCAATGTACAAAGCCTCCCCCTTTTTGTGTCTACAGAATTCCACTGTATAGTTGAATGGAAGTACCCCTAATGTCCCCTGATtgatagacattttaaaagaatttccagGCCTTTAATACTATATACTCTGGTCTCAAGAATGCTCTGTACATTGGTCATTTCACACATATTTAGCATATCTTCCAGAAACAAATTCCTGGGCCAAAGGGTATGTATAATgtaatatacacatgcatattttGTATGTGAGGTACTATTTTATCACATATAGAATAGATTTCTGTAGCTGAGAGGGCCATTTCTGTTTAACCCTCTGCAAGAGAGCTTAGGGTTGGTATTCATACCATCAGTGCCAAGACTTGATTGCCTCTGAAAATGCACATAAAATAATACTGCATTAAGTTTTTGATTTCAAAATGGCTAAGACTTAAACTCTGCTAGCATATGCATATGTAAATCTGGGGATTTGGAAGACAAATCTGGggcagttacacacacacacacacacacacacaagcagtcCCCCTTAGAGAAAGGCTGTATCAATTCATACTCATATCACTAATGCATAAGAATACCTGTTTTCACAACCCCTGACAACACAGCCTAcaaattttataagtaaaaatcAGTATCTTAGTAATTTTAACTTATACTACTCTTACTATAAGAACATAACCTACTTTTATAGGATCAGTCAAACCAATCAGCTAATctgtttatacttttaaaaaactacatttaTACTTTGTAAGTcttattaaaaactttttttaactttttttatttttggccatgcctgtggaagttcctgggccagggactgaactgacaccacagcagtgacctgagcctttgcagtgacagcactggatccctaacctgatGTGCTGAAAGAGAACtcataaaaactttatttttatactgtctcagaggaaatgaggagttatgtttaaaaataaataaaataaaccacttCTGCTTAAAGCTcagttagaaataataaaatcaaagccAAAGTAATAAAATCAATGTCAATGATATACTATTAAGAAAAGGAGGTTCTACAATTGGAATAAGACTGAATAACAAAATGTCAAAtgtgttttaaagtaaaaataaatcacacacCTGGATCACCTGGATATCTTAGGCTTAAGCAGGTTTTCCATATTTGTATAAATATCGAACTGCAGGAAAAAGAGGGCTCAAGAAGGGAGGAGGTCAATAAGACTGTCAGACAGATGAACTTGAAGTTCTAGATCAAGTTTACCAAGAAATAATATGGCTGCTTTCTGGAGGTTCTAGCAACTATTGCTGGGCCAGTTCCTTCTATCTTGCTGAAAGGGCAAGAGGGGTGAGAAGAGACCACACATCTGACTATCTCGGGTTCTCCTCCCCTATTCAGCAACATTTTTCTACACTGTTTATCTCGAGTAGAAATTCAGTCTATCACCAAACCAAGAAAAAAGGCTCAAAATGCAAACTGTTTAAGATAAGGAAACTCAGTTAAGATAACATCCAAATGAACGATAACAGAACCCTTTCCTGTGAAACTGTAAAAAGGATTAAAGATCAGGCCTATTAGGACATTTAAGGGTTTCTGTGGAGAGAGAATGgtggaaaagggaaacaaaagaagaGCTTACAAATGCATCTAGATAGCATCATATCCTTTCGcctaagcaaaataaacaaacacattaaGAGGCAGCCCTGTTCTACACaggtctatttatttttttaagatctaTATTCCTTAAGTGTTTTATACTGCTCCAAAATaataaactatttcaaaagattattttgttATCTAACTTTATTGAATAAGATCTTTGTAATGCGAGAGGGTAACAAGATGGCTCATTCTCTCCCCACCAACTCATAGGTCTGAGTTTTCTCAAAATCATCTGAATGACACAACCATGAATTTGGTTTGTTGTTACAAATTTGTGATCCCTGAACTATGGCTGAAATACTTGGTAAGAGTCAGCCACATCAATAAGGTtagagggagggagttcctgttgtggctcagtggtaaggaacacaactagtatccatgagggtgcgggttcaatccctgtccctgctcagtggtgcagatcacagatgtggctcagatctgatgttgctgctgctgtggctgtggtgtaggccggcagctgtagctccgatttgaaccatagcctgggaacttccatatgccgtgggtgaggccctaaaaagacaaaaagaaaagaaagaaggaaaaaaggtgagagggagaaagaaactaAAAGGAGACGACATCTAGTAAATATGGAGGGGAGAAGGTATTATGGTCAAGTTGTACTACAGTAAATGCAATAACTAAAAAAACGGAGGTTAAGAAATAGAATAGTCCATAAGGTCATGGGTGATAGCTACATAAATGTTTTAATGGTAAGAATAGAAACATTTCAAGAGATGTGTGAAACAAACTAGCAGCAACACCGTATTCTGAGCACTTCTTCCAAGTATAGAGAATAAAATGACAACTcaatggaaataaagaaatggatcttttacttctgttttgttcactgttttcAAATACAGATAAACCTTAATCTACTACCTATACCACTTACCTATTCACAAGCTATGAAATAGCTGGTCTtgtttaagaaaaaagtaaatatcaaCAAAAATAATCTTTGCCCCTCAAGTGTTCATTAAATCTAAATTTGATAATATTCACCAAagatacacagaaatagaaatccatcatataaatatatatttgggtaTGTAATAACAGATGTCTGTAAGAATCAGAATTGAGAGTAGGACATTGGTAAAggtttaatgaaaaagaaagtacCCATGTTGATTGCTGAAGGACTTGCTAAAATTCAAAGTTATACAAAGATCCAAAGTTAGACCTCTATAGATGCATGTTTTGAGGGGGATGGGGGGAAGAAGGCATAGCTAAGGAACTGAAACAGCATAACTCCTATACTATAAAGACATTTCTATGGATTCTGGTGTTAAACTAGGTTGGATAGATGGGAGTTGGGAGCAAGACTGAAAAAATGGCTGATTTTCTATCAGTGGAAGGTCCCTGTCATTTTATGAGTAACCAATATCAGTTTAAGAATCacacaaaatgaaatggaaaaggaaggcTAAATGCAGGGAGCCTGTGTTATTAACTACTATATCCCACACACACTATGTAAAGTGCTAGGAATACCAAGTATATACAAGGTTGCTGTCCTCTCAAGAAGATAAGTTTAATTTGAGTTACAGGCACATAAGTAATATGAACAGTTCTACTatccaggcagaaggaaccaGGTTTTCCATCTTAACTTCCACGTAATGATTACTTGCAATTGAAATTCATGTTAGGCTTCTGATCTTTAATTTACAAGAGTTATAAAAGACATAGAGCATTTGAGCAAGACTTTAGGTGACAATAAATATCTCTTCGGTATTCATTTTCTCCAGCTTACAAGTTTACAGGGAACCATTACATTACTCACCATTACAATATTCATTCTGTATAAGCATATGATCATCTTCTGCCCAGGCAGAGAAATATCGAACTACATGAGAATGTTGTCCAAGCACTGCATGAGCATATACTTCTCTCAAAGCGTTCTGCCTAGGAGAAATTTGAGATTAACAGGATGgtaaatcatttttattcaagACTAAACTGATTTAACTGATAATTCATAAAAGAATCTTGACTTCTGCATCTATCATTATGCCAAAGGATAACTTGCTTAAGACAGAGGAGGTTAAGACTCTACCAGATTTTTTCAGACTTCCATTAAGAAGACTCTGAGAAAGAAGGAACCTTCCTGGCCCTAGGATTCAGGAAAACTGAAACTCCCAATTTACTGTGAATTCATGGATGACACCAGAAATAAGAAACTTAAATTTGGCTCCAAAATCAAACTCTTTATATCTACAAGTCTAATAAGAACTAATGCACAAAATGGATCTGATTAAATCATTATAACTTCTCAAATGTTAGAGAATAAATTAAGTGCTTGACGACCTAAAACTTTAATATTTGTAACACCATActgaacaaaaaagcaaaagacaaaaatatttaacacataCTCGTCAACAGAGCCAGCCAATGGCTTTTTTGATCGCTTAATGGCATAAATGCATCCATCCAGCCTCTTCacacatttaaaaacagaaccaaaTTCTCCAGAGCCAATCTTCTCTAGCTCATGAAATTCTGTTGTATACCGTGACTTCATATTGCTTTCAGTAATTGTAATTctctgtaataaaaaatatatccatgtgcacaaaagcatgaaaatgatttttttcactgtgtgtgaaatttaaaaatcattgtatcTTGTTTTAATGCTTACTTAATATGCATATATGGTAGCTTGTTAAGAAGTAGAAAATCAAgtttcaaaaacaataaaaaggaaaaagctatTTACTTTAGCAGGTCTGGTTTCATCTTCAAACTCATAATCACTGGCTTCCATGTCTTCACCACaggaactgaaaaataattattttttccatcaacCTATCTGATGAATATATCGACTAGAGATCCAAAACTATCTGATAtagtgaaattaaattttaataaatgaaaacaaaagaaagcatttAATTCTGTAATCACAAGAATACAGCTCAGCTGATGTAAACGTTGTTCTTGCTAAGATACGCCAAGACCACTACACGTCAAAATTAAAGCCTTTCTAAGTCAACTCTCTGCCTGCCTCACTTTCACACCAGTAGATTTCTAGACTCTATCTAggcttttttattcctttcttttccacgTCACTCCTTTCCCACAGCTGATGACTTCCCACCATTCTCTCTTTAGAATCGCTGGTAGTAGAGAAGTGCATAAACTTCCAAGTCATTCAGttgaaattaaattttgataAGTATACCAAACCAATCTTGGGTGGGTGAGGAACCAAACTGTTCAATAATAAATAACTTACTCGTTCCAGTATGTTCTCTTTCTTCTACGACACTGTCCTGAGGAATGAAGCAACACCGAATCTGGAGTAAAAGGATTAATATTCACTTGTGGAGTCTGTCGAACATCAAATTccctttttcctgatttttctgtaTCCATGAATAGAGAACCACCACGGAGTTTAACAGAGTTGGAATCAATTCCTCGAGCTTTAGAGAGCAAACtctaggagaggaaaaaaaaatgtttaggaccCAAGTGCTACAGAGGCCTTCTCAACCTAACTTTCAAAACGCCTTTCACATGGCCGAATGTGTAGGTCAAAGCAACACACGAGCCTCTGTTATCTTTCAAGCAAAATAAACAGTGGTTAACTTAGGAGTTTGAAGCTCGATACTAACCACCTTTTCTGAAAAGGCCAAGTAAAA is part of the Sus scrofa isolate TJ Tabasco breed Duroc chromosome 2, Sscrofa11.1, whole genome shotgun sequence genome and encodes:
- the WEE1 gene encoding wee1-like protein kinase isoform X3; the protein is MNLILVCVHVLFRVRDLFYLAFSEKVSLLSKARGIDSNSVKLRGGSLFMDTEKSGKREFDVRQTPQVNINPFTPDSVLLHSSGQCRRRKRTYWNDSCGEDMEASDYEFEDETRPAKRITITESNMKSRYTTEFHELEKIGSGEFGSVFKCVKRLDGCIYAIKRSKKPLAGSVDEQNALREVYAHAVLGQHSHVVRYFSAWAEDDHMLIQNEYCNGGSLADAISENYRRMSYFTEAELKDLLLQVGRGLRYIHSMSLVHMDIKPSNIFISRTSIPNAASEEGDEDDWASNKVMFKIGDLGHVTRISSPQVEEGDSRFLANEVLQENYTHLPKADIFALALTVVCAAGAEPLPRNGDQWHEIRQGRLPRIPQVLSQEFTELLKVMIHPDPERRPSAMALVKHSVLLSASRKSAEQLRIELNAEKFKNSLLQKELKKAQMAKAAAEERALFTDRMATRSTTQSNRTSRLIGKKMNRSVSLTIY